TTAAAGCAGTTTCGAATTTCTTTGCTGCTTCGTCTAATTGAATGGAAGTGTCGGATAAACCGTATCCTCTGTCAACTAAAGTTCTTGATTCCATTTCCATATCAGCTATAGGTACGTTAACACCCATAATACTTCTTGAAGAAATATCTACTTTAACAGATTCTTTAACAGATAAAGCTGCTTTTTGAACAGCTAAGTCCCCCATTGTAATTTGAGCTTCAGTAAGTGCTGCATAAGCTTCAGATAAATTCTTTTCAGCGTTTTCTCTAGCACCTTTAACTCTGTCCAAGATGTCGAAGAACTCTTTAATTAAAGCATCCCTTTTTTGTTTTAACAAACTGTGACCTTTAACTGCAAGTTTTTCTCTATCTTTAAGAGCCAATAACTCCATACGAGTAGGGTTAATACCATCAAGTATTTCTTCTGCCATACTATCCTCCTAAAGATAATATTCCTAATTAAAACTTAAATTCGTGATGAATTTAATTAAAATATTAGAATTAAATCTAATAAAGAATTAGACTTATTCTGGGTAATATTTTTCAATAAATTCATCTTTTACTCTTTTAAGTTCAGTCTTAGGTAATATGGTTAATAATTTCCAACCAAGATCTAAAGTTTCAACAATACTTCTGTCTTCATCTTTAGCTTGAGTAATGAACTCATCTTCGAAAGCTTGAGCAAATGCTAAGAAACTTTGGTCCCTTTCAGTAAGAGCGTCTTCCCCTACTACTGCAACTAAGTCTCTTAAGTTACGTCCTTCTGCGTAAGCAGAATAAAGTTGGTCAGATACACCACTGTGGTCATCACGAGTCTTATCGTCACCGATACCACCACTCATCAAACGAGATAAGGATGGAAGTACATCTACAGGTGGGTAAATACCTTTCCTGTGGATATCCCTACTGAGTACTATTTGTCCTTCAGTAATATATCCGGTTAAGTCAGGAATTGGGTGGGTAATATCGTCTTGAGGCATAACTAAGATAGGCATCTGAGTAATAGAACCTTCTTTACCTGCAATACGTCCTGCACGTTCGTAAATACCAGCTAAGTCAGTGTACATGTATCCAGGGTAACCTCTACGACCAGGCACTTCATCCCTAGCTGCGGAAATTTCCCTTAATGCTTCACAGTAGTTGGATAAGTCAGTAAGAATAACCAATACGTGCATACCAAGTTCGAATGCCATGTATTCAGCAGTGGTTAATGCCATTTTAGGAGTAAGAATCCTTTCAATAGCAGGGTCGTCTGCCAAGTTCATGAATACAGTTACTTTTTCTAATGCTCCAGTTCTTTCGAAATCTCTCATAAAGAAGTTTGCTTCTTCGTGAGTAATACCCATAGCAGCGAAAATTACTGCGAAGTCATCGTCTGAACCTACTACTTTAGCTTGTCTTGCAATTTGAGCAGCTAAATCGTTGTGTGGTAAACCAGATCCTGAAAAGATAGGTAATTTTTGTCCTCTTACGAGGGTGTTCATTCCATCAATAGTGGAAATACCAGTTTGGATAAACTCTGCAGGGAATTCTCTTGATGCAGGGTTCATTGGGTTACCGTTAATATCTAATTCTTTTTCTGGGATGATTTCTGGACCACCATCAATAGGTTTACCAGTACCGTCGAAGATACGACCCATCATATCTTTTGAAACACCGATTTTAGCAGTTTCACCAGTAAATCTTACTTTAGTGTTTAAGGTGTTTAAGTCAGTAGTACCTTCGAATACTTGAACAACAGCAACATCGTCTTTTACTTCTAATACTTGTCCTCTTCTGTGTTCACCGGTAGGAGCTTCGATTTCTACGATTTCGTTATAAGCTACACCTTCAACACCTTCTACTACCATCAAAGGACCAGAAACTTCAGAAACTGTTGTATATTCTCTTGTTTTAATATCAGCATTCATTTTTATACCTCAGCACATTGTGTTACAACTTTTTCTTGAATTTCTTTTACTCTTGCTTCAAATTCATCTTCTGGGACGTATTTCATTCTAGCAATGTCCTCTTTAACAGTTAAAGCTGCAATTTCTTTTACATCTGCACCACGTTCTACAGCTGCACTAGCTGCTTCGTGGAATTTAAGAATAGTTGCTAACATACCTGCTTGTTTAGCTGGAGAACAGTAAGTGTCTACATCGTCGTATGCATTTTGTTGCAAGAAGTCTTCTCTTAACATACGGGTAGTTTCCAATACAACTTGTTCAGAATCAGGTAATGCATCAGGACCTACTAATTGTACAATTTCTTCAAGTTCTGATTCTTTTTGTAAAAGAACCATAGCTTGATCCCTGTTTGCTCTCCATTCTTCTGAAGCGTTTTCTTGCCACCAGTTGGTAATACTTTCTACATATAAGGAGTAACTTTGTAACCAGTTGATGGAAGGGAAGTGACGTTTATCTGCAAGAGATGCATCCAATGCCCAAAATACTTTACAAATACGTAAGGTGTTTTGAGTAACAGGTTCGGATAAGTCCCCACCAGGAGGTGATACTGCTCCTACTACAGTTACGGAAGATTCTTTAGGATCTTGACCAAGAGTGATTACTCTTCCAGCTCTTTCGTAGAACTGTGCAAGTCTGGATGCTAAGTATGCTGGGTAACCTTCTTCCCCAGGCATTTCTTCTAATCTTCCTGAAATCTCCCTCATAGCTTCTGCCCATCTTGAAGTTGAGTCTGCCATGAGCGCTACGTCGTAACCTTGGTCACGGAAGTATTCTGCAATAGTAATACCAGTGTATACACATGCTTCACGAGCTGCTACTGGCATGTTGGAAGTGTTTGCAATAAGAACAGTCCGATCCATAATTGGATTTCCAGTTTTTGGGTCAGTAAGGAATGGGAACTCGGTAAGTACTTCAGTCATTTCGTTTCCACGTTCTCCACATCCAATATATACCACAATATCTGCATCTGCCCATTTAGCTAATTGTTGTTGTGTAACAGTTTTACCTGAACCGAAAGGACCAGGAATAGCTGCTGCCCCTCCTTTAGCTAAACAGAAGAAAGTGTCTTGTGCTCTTTGACCAGTAATAAGTGGAATATCTGGGTCCAATTTTTCTTTGTATGGACGACCTTTACGTACAGGCCATTTTTGAAGCATTTGAACTTCTTTAATTCCTTCATCAGTCTCAATTTCAGCAATAGTTTCAAGTACTGTGTATTCTGCTTTTGCAGCAATAGACTTAATGGTACCTTCAATCATTGGTGGAACCATAATTTTTTGTAAAACAGCAGATGTTTCTTGTACTTGACCAAGTACATCTCCACCAACAACTTTGTCTCCTACTTTAGCAATAGGTTCGAAAGTCCATTTTTTCTCTTTGTCAATAGAATCTACATCAATACCTCTAGCGATGTAATCACCAGAAATACCTTTAATAACTTCTAAAGGTCTTTGAATTCCATCAAAAATGGAACCCATTACACCAGGTCCAAGTTCTACAGACAATGGACCTCCAGTACTTTCCACTTTCTCACCAGGTTTTACCCCAGCAGTTTCTTCGTAAACTTGAATGGTAGCGGTGTCACCTTCTAGCTCAATAATCTCACCGATAAGCTTAGCTTCACCTACTCTTACCACTTCATACATTTGAGTTCCTCTCATCCCATCTGCGACGATAACAGGACCTGCAATTTTAATAATATTTCCTTCATTAATCATTTAACCATCTCTACCCCGATAACTCTCTTAATAAGAGCTGCCATTTGATCGGCACCGCCTTCAGATGAACCAGATTTATCTGGTATCTCAATAACCATTGGTAACACATCAGAACCAAGACGTTTATGAATATGTTCTCTTATGTTATCAGCTATCTTTTGTGTAATTATAATAATTGAAATTTCATCGTTTAATAACTCATCAAGAGCATTTTTAGCTTCTTCATCATTATTTACAATAATACCTTTTTTAACTCCACCAAGTTTAAAACCAGTGACAGTATCGATATCTCCTATAATAGCGACATCACTCATACTAACATCTCCCTAATTTTAGATATTGGGAAGTCTTCTTCTCTTTTAGCTCTTGCAATAACTTTTAAGTTTTTAACTTCAACTTCTTTTTGGGACAAGAATCCTATTATAGGTCCAATACCTAAAGGTTTTCTCATGGAATAGGATTTTGCAGAGTCGACTAAAAACTTGTCTAAAGCTTGTTCAAAGAGAGCCACAGATCCAGTTTCATTGTATTCTGGAAGTACATCAGTAAGTACATCAGAGTATTTTGTTCCTTCTAAAGAGGAGATTACTCCTGTGACATCTTCTGCTTCCATAAGATCTTTAAGCTTCCATTCTCTTAATTGATATCCACTATCAATCATATATGGACTGATAGCATCATAATCTAATCCATCAACTTTTGCTCTCAATATTAATTTAATGTTAGCTACATCAACTTGATTTCCAACGTATGAATAGAGAATTTGTTTGTTTTCATCAGATGGTGTTTCTGAGGAAGCGAGTAACTTGTCTAAATAGTATTTATCCAATGCAGATTCCAAAGGAAGGACCATACCTGTTTTTTCATATTCAGGAAGCACTTCTTCTAAAATCGGTGCATACTCAGTTCCATCTAATCCTGCAACAACATCTGTTACAGAGTCAACATCACTTAAACGTTGTAAATCTTCATATAAAGAACCTGTAGGAACTAAAAGTTCTTCAGTAGCTTCTTGGCTTAATCCTGCTTCTTTAGCAGTGAGTAAGCTTTTAATATTAGCAATGTCAGATTTCTTTGCCATTACTTTAAATGAAGATTGAATTTCTTTAGGAGCCATTCTTGAAACTAAATCGTAAGTTTCACCAAGTTGAATATCTAATGCCTTTTCAAGTGTATAATTATCTAAGTATTCAGCATAGTCAGGAGATCCTCTGAGATAGTTGGTAATTTCTTCAACGTTGTTTGCTTCAACAAGTTCAGAAATTTGTTTGTCATCAAATAATCTTCCTTTTCTTGCTCTTACTCTCGCATTAGGATGAAGATATGGATAAACATCTAGAATTGGTCTAGTTGCAACAATTACAATAATTGCACCAATAACTACAAATGCTAAAAGAACTATTGCTAAAAATGCCTCATTAGAAAGTCCTAAGGAACTTATGATTGTAGCAATTTCATCAGCCATAATTCATCTCTCCTAATCAAATAAAGTTTTTGCAACTTCTGAACGTAATGATTTCTTAAATCTTAACATTCTAGATTCAATAGTGTTATTAACTTGAATTTCACCATTTCTTGTTCTTAATATAGCTCCACCAATAGTGTCGATAGGTTCGCCAATTTCTAAAGTAGTTTCAACATCAGTTTCAAGGGAAACTTCTGTAGCGATTGCACTAAGATCAGAAGGTTTTTCACGTTTAATTAAAGATTTGATTAAACCGACAATAGTTTCCAATTTGTCTTGGACTTTAGGAATGTCTTCTTGTTTTAATAAAACGATTAAATCTCCACCACCAATTTCTACAGCTGCTTCTTTAATCATTTCAACTAAAGCATCCACATATTCTGAATCATTGGTATTTGCCATATTTGTTAAATCTTCAGTAGCTTTACTGAAAGCTTCTTCGATTACTTCTTCTTTTGCCCCTAATTCTGCCCTACGAGCATTCATTTTAGCTTCAGAAATAATTTGTTGATATCTCATTTCAGCTTGTTTTGCAGCATCTTCTGAGATCTTAACTTTGGTAACTTCAGCTCTTTTTTCACCATCAGCTAAAATAGCATCAGCTTTTACTTGAGCTTCACTTTTATTTACATCAGCTTTTGCTTGAGCATCAGACATTATGTTAGAGACAATTTTGTCTGCTCCAGAGCTCATACAACTGACCTCCTTAACCTAATATTCCACCGAATACCATAAGTAAGATAGCAATCAAGAAACCGTAAATAGCTTGAGTTTCTGGTAATGCAGAGAAGATAATACCTCTAGCAAACATGTCAGTATCTTCAACGATAGCACCAACAGAGGAAGCTGCTGCCATACCTTGTCCCATACCGGAACCTAAACCTGCAAATCCGATAGATGCACCTACACCAATAGCTACAATACCTGCAGTAGTGGAAAGACCTTCTCCTCCACCTAATAATCCTGAGAATACAAGTAATAAAATAGCAATCAAGAATCCGTAAATAGCCTGAGTTTCTGGTAATGCAGAGAAAATAATACCTCTAGCAAACATGTCGTTATCTTCTGCTACAGCTCCAACAGATCCAGCTGCTGCCATACCTTGTCCTAAACCGGAACCTAAACCAGCAAAACCAATTGCTACACCAGCACCAATTGCTGCTAAAGCAGTACCTAAAGCAATTTCTACCATATAATATATCTCCTTAAATTAAATTGTTTAAATAAATCGTTTAAATATAATTTTCATTACATTTCAATAGAACATAAAGTTCTTGATAAAAGAACATCATTTTTATAAGAATTGTCCTAATTGACATTTCCATAAGCATAAGTTCTTGATTTTTAATTATGAATTTTCATAATTGCCTTAAATATAAAATCACATTTCCAATAATTTCATCTTTAAGCGTTGAATTATAAAACTATAAATTTAAATTTTGTCTATTTTTTGATTTTAGTAAATTGTCTTTTAGCTTTAAAAGCTTCAAATGAATGTTTTCCACCCATATAGAATTGAGAGAAGAACTCTACATAGTTAAGACGCAAAGCGTTAACACCAGCACCTAATACTTGGAAAAGGAAGTTAGCAATATGTCCACCAATAAAGATGATAATAGCTAAAACAATACCTACAACTGGAATCATGTCATTTACCATATTGGTCAAGATGTTTACAGTCATTGCAATACCACCAGTAGCTAAACAAAGAGCTAAAAGACGAGCATATGAAAGGACATCTCCCATGAATCCAAATACATCCATAAGTCCGTAAGCACCGTTACCCCAGATAAGCATACCAAGAGCAGCAACAATAAATACTGCACCTAATGCCATACCAATCATTCCAATTGCTGGGAACAAGAATCCTAAAACCAATAAAATGATACCAAGTTCAAATACAAACCATACGATTTGAGAACCAATAGCTTCTTTTTTCTCGCCGTATCTTAAATTGTCAATTGCACCTAAGATGAAACCAAGGTTGGTGTAAATAATACCAATTACAATAGCAATAACTAAGATAGTAGCCGGATATTTGAACGCATTAATGGAATCAATAACTGTAGGGAGAGCAGGGCCCCAACCTAATATTCTAGTCCATAGGTCCCCAAGTAAACCATTGGTAACCAGACCTAAAATAATAG
This genomic window from Methanobrevibacter ruminantium contains:
- a CDS encoding V-type ATP synthase subunit D; the encoded protein is MAEEILDGINPTRMELLALKDREKLAVKGHSLLKQKRDALIKEFFDILDRVKGARENAEKNLSEAYAALTEAQITMGDLAVQKAALSVKESVKVDISSRSIMGVNVPIADMEMESRTLVDRGYGLSDTSIQLDEAAKKFETALRYIIELGEIEKTIYLLADEIEATKRRVNSLEHIMIPRFQATIKSINMKLEEMERENFVRMKMIRATIEKNEAEALAKAQLKAAQSE
- a CDS encoding ATP synthase subunit B; the protein is MNADIKTREYTTVSEVSGPLMVVEGVEGVAYNEIVEIEAPTGEHRRGQVLEVKDDVAVVQVFEGTTDLNTLNTKVRFTGETAKIGVSKDMMGRIFDGTGKPIDGGPEIIPEKELDINGNPMNPASREFPAEFIQTGISTIDGMNTLVRGQKLPIFSGSGLPHNDLAAQIARQAKVVGSDDDFAVIFAAMGITHEEANFFMRDFERTGALEKVTVFMNLADDPAIERILTPKMALTTAEYMAFELGMHVLVILTDLSNYCEALREISAARDEVPGRRGYPGYMYTDLAGIYERAGRIAGKEGSITQMPILVMPQDDITHPIPDLTGYITEGQIVLSRDIHRKGIYPPVDVLPSLSRLMSGGIGDDKTRDDHSGVSDQLYSAYAEGRNLRDLVAVVGEDALTERDQSFLAFAQAFEDEFITQAKDEDRSIVETLDLGWKLLTILPKTELKRVKDEFIEKYYPE
- a CDS encoding ATP synthase subunit A, coding for MINEGNIIKIAGPVIVADGMRGTQMYEVVRVGEAKLIGEIIELEGDTATIQVYEETAGVKPGEKVESTGGPLSVELGPGVMGSIFDGIQRPLEVIKGISGDYIARGIDVDSIDKEKKWTFEPIAKVGDKVVGGDVLGQVQETSAVLQKIMVPPMIEGTIKSIAAKAEYTVLETIAEIETDEGIKEVQMLQKWPVRKGRPYKEKLDPDIPLITGQRAQDTFFCLAKGGAAAIPGPFGSGKTVTQQQLAKWADADIVVYIGCGERGNEMTEVLTEFPFLTDPKTGNPIMDRTVLIANTSNMPVAAREACVYTGITIAEYFRDQGYDVALMADSTSRWAEAMREISGRLEEMPGEEGYPAYLASRLAQFYERAGRVITLGQDPKESSVTVVGAVSPPGGDLSEPVTQNTLRICKVFWALDASLADKRHFPSINWLQSYSLYVESITNWWQENASEEWRANRDQAMVLLQKESELEEIVQLVGPDALPDSEQVVLETTRMLREDFLQQNAYDDVDTYCSPAKQAGMLATILKFHEAASAAVERGADVKEIAALTVKEDIARMKYVPEDEFEARVKEIQEKVVTQCAEV
- a CDS encoding V-type ATP synthase subunit F, producing the protein MSDVAIIGDIDTVTGFKLGGVKKGIIVNNDEEAKNALDELLNDEISIIIITQKIADNIREHIHKRLGSDVLPMVIEIPDKSGSSEGGADQMAALIKRVIGVEMVK
- a CDS encoding V-type ATP synthase subunit C, which translates into the protein MADEIATIISSLGLSNEAFLAIVLLAFVVIGAIIVIVATRPILDVYPYLHPNARVRARKGRLFDDKQISELVEANNVEEITNYLRGSPDYAEYLDNYTLEKALDIQLGETYDLVSRMAPKEIQSSFKVMAKKSDIANIKSLLTAKEAGLSQEATEELLVPTGSLYEDLQRLSDVDSVTDVVAGLDGTEYAPILEEVLPEYEKTGMVLPLESALDKYYLDKLLASSETPSDENKQILYSYVGNQVDVANIKLILRAKVDGLDYDAISPYMIDSGYQLREWKLKDLMEAEDVTGVISSLEGTKYSDVLTDVLPEYNETGSVALFEQALDKFLVDSAKSYSMRKPLGIGPIIGFLSQKEVEVKNLKVIARAKREEDFPISKIREMLV
- a CDS encoding V-type proton ATPase subunit E; protein product: MSSGADKIVSNIMSDAQAKADVNKSEAQVKADAILADGEKRAEVTKVKISEDAAKQAEMRYQQIISEAKMNARRAELGAKEEVIEEAFSKATEDLTNMANTNDSEYVDALVEMIKEAAVEIGGGDLIVLLKQEDIPKVQDKLETIVGLIKSLIKREKPSDLSAIATEVSLETDVETTLEIGEPIDTIGGAILRTRNGEIQVNNTIESRMLRFKKSLRSEVAKTLFD
- a CDS encoding V-type ATP synthase subunit K (produces ATP from ADP in the presence of a proton gradient across the membrane; the K subunit is a nonenzymatic component which binds the dimeric form by interacting with the G and E subunits); translated protein: MVEIALGTALAAIGAGVAIGFAGLGSGLGQGMAAAGSVGAVAEDNDMFARGIIFSALPETQAIYGFLIAILLLVFSGLLGGGEGLSTTAGIVAIGVGASIGFAGLGSGMGQGMAAASSVGAIVEDTDMFARGIIFSALPETQAIYGFLIAILLMVFGGILG